The Deinococcus puniceus genome segment GCCGAGGTTTACTACGCCGCCCCGCTCGTTCAAAATTGCGCCGAGGCTGGCGAGCAGCAGCGGCGTGCCCACCGCCAGCGCCCGCACCAGCGCCTCTACAAAGACGTTATCCATTTGCTTTACTCCCTGCGGGACGGGCTGTACCCCACGTCACCCGGTTTCTGATAAACACCTCGGAACTGATCAGGCACAGCAAAATGACGCCGCTGAACACGTCCACCACGCGGAAAGGCATATTCAGGTCAATCTTGAGCAGGTCGCCGCCTGCCAGAATGATCGCCATCACGGGGGCCGTGATCAGGCACAGCGCCGGGTTGCCGCGAGCCAGCCACGCCACGATCACGGCAGTAAAGCCGTAGCCGAGGCTGATCTGTCCGGCTTCCAGCAGGCGGTGATGGATGCCCGCCACTTCGCCCGCGCCTGCCAAGCCTGCCATGCCGCCCGTGATCAGGGCCACCGTCGTTGCCACCCGGCCCGCGCTGAGGCCCGCGTACCGCGCCGCGCCGGGATTCTCGCCCACCACGCGCAGGGCGTAGCCGAACGTAGAGCGGCTGAGTACCCATTGCAGCGTCAGTGCGCCCGCCACCCCCAGCACCAGCGTGGGCCAATGCACCTGCGTGCCGGGAATCACGTCCAGAAAGCCGTTTTCGGGAAACAGGTCGGTGTAGATGTACCCGCGCACCTCTTTGCCCTTCCACGGCCCCGCGATCAGGTACGTCACCACCGCCACGGCGATGTAATTCAGCATTAGGGTGCTGAGAATCTCGTTGACGTTCAGGCGGCGCAGCCACGCGGCGATTCCGGCCCACAGCCCGCCGCCCACCGCGCCCATGATGAACATGGCAGGCAGCAGCAGCACGCCGGGCAGGGGTAAAAACAGCGCCGTACCTGCGGCGAACACGGCCCCCAACAGCACTTGCCCTTCCGCCCCGATGTTGAAGAATTGCGCCCGGAACGCCAACGCCAGCCCGGAGCCGATAAGAAGCAGGGGAATGGTGCGCCGGGCGACTTCGGCCAGTCCGGTGGAATCGCCCAGCGTACCGCGCAGCATGGTGCCGTAGACCGTGCCGGGGCTGACGCCGTAGAAAACGAAAATCAGGGCGCACAACAGCAGCGCCACGACAACGGCGGCCAACGTGACCCACGCGGCGCGGGCGGCAGATGGGGCGGACAGAGCCGTGAACCTCATGCAATAACCCCCTGATCTGCGCCGGGGATCACCGTCGGATGCGCCCCGCCCATCATCATGCCCAACGATTCCCGCGTGACTTCGGCCACCGGGAACGGCCCGCGCAATTCGCCGCCCACCATCACGCCGATTCGGTCAGACAAGCTCAGCAACTCGTCCAAATCCTCGCTGACCAGCAGCACGCCCGCGCCGCCCTCGGTGCGTTCCAGCAGCACCCGGTGAACCTGATCGGTGGCCCCGATGTCTAGCCCATAGGTGGGGTGTACAGCCAAAATCAGCTTGGGCGAACCGTTCAGCTCCCGTGCCAAAATCAACTTTTGAATGTTGCCGCCACTGAGCAGGCGGCTGGGGGTATGAATACCGGGAGTCGCCACTGAATAGGCTTCCACGTCTTGCCGCGCACGGGCGTCGGTAGCGGCGAGGTCGCGGGCCAGCCCCCTTGCCAGCGGCGCACGCGCATAGTCGCGCAGGGCCAGATTTTCGGCCACCGTCATGGTGGGCACGGTGCCGGAATGAATCCGGTCTTCGGGAATGTGGGCCACGCCGCCGCGAAAGCGTTCGTCGGCATTTCCGGTCAGGGGTTGCCCCGCCAGCGTCACCTCTCCCGCCGAAGCGTGCAGTCCGGCCAGCACTTCCACCAGTTCGCTCTGGCCGTTGCCCGCGATTCCGGCCACGCCCAAGACCTCGCCCTGACGCAGATCAAAAGTCAAGCCGCGCAGGGCAGGCAGACCGCGTGCGCCCAGTGCGGTCAGGTTCCGCACCGTCAAGAGCGGCGTTTCTGGCCTCGCAGCGCCTGTATCTAACCTCAGTGTGCGTTTGCGGGTAAAGTCCACGCTGCGGCCCACCATCATCTCGGCCAAATCCTCGCGGGTCGCGCCTGCCGTGTCGCGCCCGCCCACCACTTTGCCGCGCCGCAAGACGGTCACGCGGTCAGCCACCGCCAGCACCTCATCCAGCTTATGAGAGATGAAAATCAGGCTGCGCCCATCGGCTTTCAGCTCGCGCATCACGCGAAACAGGGCGTCGGCTTCCTGTGGGGTCAGCACGCTAGTCGGCTCATCCAGAATCAGGACTTGCGCCCCCCGCATCAGCGCCCGCACGATTTCCACCCGCTGTTTTTCTCCGGGCGACAGGTCGGACACGCGGGCCTGCGGATTCACTTCTAGGCCGTATTTGCTCGACAGTTCGCGCACCCGCCCCGCCACCCCACGCGCCGGGAACAAGCCGCTGCCCCCGCCGAGCGCAAGGTTTTCGGCCACAGTATGCCGCGCCACCAACAAGGGATGCTGCGGCACCAGCCCAATGCCTAATTTGAGCGCCTGCGCCGGACTGGTCACGCGCACGGGCTGGCCGCGCAACTCCACCGTGCCCTCATCGGGCTGATAGAGGCCGTACAGGATAGAAATCAGCGTGCTTTTGCCCGCGCCGTTTTCGCCCAGCAGGGCCAAGACTTCGCCCGCGTCTACGGTCAGGTCTACCGAATCGTTAGCCACCACGCCGGGAAACCGCTTGGTAATGCCGCGCAGCCGCAGCGCAGGCGGGACAGAATTGGCTTGTTGGGGTTGGGTCACGCTCTGAGTCACAGTCACCGTCCAGAAAGAAGGGGAGAGGGCGTGAGTGGAGGGTGTAGCGGCAAGAATTTCAGACTGCTTTGAGTGTGATGGAACAGCACAGCCAGAGCCTATCCCGACTCGTTTGGATTCTGCGCGGGCAGAGTCAGACCTGTGGCATCAAGACGGGCCAGCCCAACCCAAAAATTGTGACTTGTCTTTCATAGTAGTACGGCGTCTAAGTAAATGCAATCCGACTTGGAGCGCCAGCAAAAGAGGCGGAAGCTTTAGCCCCCGCCGTCCCTAGCATCTGGATTCCTTACGCCACAGGCGCAACCTCGTCGCTGTGAATCACGCGCAGTTCTTCGGCCTTGCCCTTCAGCAGCGGCATCACCAGTTCCCCGAAACGCCGGGATTCCTCCAGGTGCGGGTACCCGCTGAAAATGAACGAGCTGAAGCCCATCTCCTCATATCGGCGGATTTTGGCGGCCACTTGTTCGGGGCTGCCGATCAGGGCTACGCCGACGCCGCTGCGGGCCATGCCCACGCCCGCCCACAGGCCCGGTTCCACCATTAAATCCTCGCCCACGCCCGACAGCATCTCTATTTGGCGCTGCTGGCCTACGCCGTCCACATGGGCATAACTCGCCACAAACGCCGCCCGCACCGCTGGATCAACCCGGCTGATCAGGCGTTCGGCGGCGGCGCGGGCCTTGGCTTCGGTTTCGCGCACGATCACGTGGGTTCGCAGGCCGTAGCGCAGCTTGCGTCCAGTTTGGGCTTCCAGCGCCCGCATCTGCGCCATACGCTCGGCCAACATGTCTTCGCGCTCGCCCCACATCAGGTACACGTCGGCCAGATCGGCGGCAATTTGCTGAGCCACCGGGGAAGCGCCGCCAAAATACAGCGGAATGGGCTGCACGGGGGCGGGGTCTAACACGGCTTTCTCGAAGGAATACAGATCGGACTTGAAGGATTGCGGCGGCGGCTGCGTCCAGAGTTGGCGCAAAATGGTCATAAATTCGCGGGTGCGCTCGTAGCGGCGGGAGTGATCTTCATTGTCACCGTACATGGCATTCTCGGCGGGACTGCTTCCGGTCACGATGTTCAGGCGCACCCGCCCCGGAAACAGGTTTTGCAGGGTCGCCAGCATCTTGGCATACATGGCCGGATGGAACATACCGGGCCGCACCGCGATCAGCAGGGCCGGATCGGTGGCGGCAGTGCGGGCCAACGCTGCCACTGCCGCCGTGTAGTTTTCATGCTCGGAGTGGTAGTTGGTGGCGGTCAGCAGGGCGTCGAATCCGGCCTCGCCCGCCGTTTCGATCAGGCTGGAAATGTAGGGCAGCGTGGGCTTACGCGGCGGCCTTTCGCGGGTGCCGATGTACTCGCCGTCGCGGGAGAGTTGCAAGAACCACAGGAATTCGGACTGGGAAGGTTGGGTCATGGGAACCTCTGTTGGTGGTGAGTGGGCGGCGGGGATTGTTGGTGAACCCCCAGTCTGCTTCGCAGCCAGCCCCCCTCAAGGGGAGCGCAACAGCTTTTGTCCTCCCCTTGAGGGGGGGCGTTGCGAAGCAACGGGGGGGTTCACACGCAAGCTCAATTTAAAGCCTCACGCCTTCACCCCGCCCGCCGTCAAACCAGCCACAAAGCGTTTTTGGAACACGGCGATCAGGACAACGATGGGCACGGTGGCGATGACCACAGCGGCGGCGATCAGCGGCCACGGAAAGGCGAATTCGCCCTGATACAGCGTGACGCCCACCGACACGGTTCGCATGCTCAGGCGGGTATTGAAGCTGAGGGCCAGCAAGAATTCATTCCAAGAATTGACGAAGACCAGCAGCGCCGCCGTGACCACGCCGGGGGCCGACAGGGGCAGCACCACGCGGGTCAGTGCGCCGAAGCGGGTGGAGCCGTCCACCATCGCCGCCGATTCGAGGTCACGGGGAATGGAGCTGAAGAAGGCCACGAGTGTCAGAATGGCGACGGGCAGGCTGAGGGCCGCATACGGCAAAATCAGCGCCGGATAGGAGTTGAGCAGCGACGCGCCGCGCATCAGCCGGAACAGCGGCACCAACAGACTGACCACCGGGAACATGGAGAAGGCCACCACGACGGTCAGCAGCACACCCCGGCCCCGGATGTTCAGGCGCGAGAGGGCGTAGGCGGCGGGCGCGGCCACCACGATGGCCAGCACGGTACTCAGCAGACTGACAGTGAGGGAATTGAAGAAAAAGCGGGCGAACGGCTGCTCGGTAAACACCTGCGCGTAATTGGCAAAGTTCAGCGCACTCGGCAGGTATTGCACGGGAAATTTCTGCAATTCGCCCTCTGTCTTGATGGAGGTCAGCACCATCCAGATAAAGGGGAAGAATCCACCGACGATCAGGGCAGCGAGGCCTAACCAGCGGCCCGCCCGTTCCAGCGGTGAGAGGCGTGGGGGTGCGTCTTCCATGTCAGTCCCCCCCGCGCACGAAGCGCACGTAGACGGCAGTGACGGCCAAACTCACGGCAAACAGCGCCACGCTCAGGGTCGCCGCATAGCCGAAGTCCAGAAACTCGATAGACGTGCGGTAGATGTACACGCCCAACGTTTCCAACAAGCCCTGCGCCGGGGCCTGCTGAATGAAGGTGTACGGAATATCGAAGACCTGCACGGCGCTGATAGACCGGAAGATGAAGGCCACTGCTAGACTGGGAGCCAGCATCGGCAAAATAATGCGGAAGAAGGACTGCACCCGCGTCGCGCCGTCTACATCGGCGGCCTCGGTGAGTTCGCGGGGAATGCCCTGCAAGCCGCCCAGCACGATCAGGGCCACGAAAGAACTGGTTTTCCAGACAATCGTGACTACCATCGCCGCCACCGCCAGCCCCGGCGTAGACAGCCAGCGCAGCGGCTCCTGAATGATGCCCGTGCGTACCAGCAGGTCGTTGAACACGCCGTATTGCCCGTTGAACAGCCACGCGAATATAAGCCCCGTGATGACGGGCGGCATGGCCCACGGCAGCAGTAGGGCCACCCGCGCCAGCCCGCGCAACCGGCTGGGTGTATGGGCCGCCAGCGCCATAGGAATGCCCACCAGAAACGAACCAACAACGGTCAGCACGCCAAAAAACAGGGTATTGCGGAGCGCCTGCCCAAAACGGGGGTCACCGAACATCTGCACGTATTGCTGAAAGCCCACGAACGGCGTGCCCAGCCCCGGCTCGGTCAGTTTGTTCACGAACAGGCTGTCGCGCAGGGTCGTAATCATGGGAAACAGCAGAATGCCGCACAGCAGCAGCGCGGCGGGAGCCAGCAACATCACGGCCAGCCAGCCCTCGGACGGTTCCCGGCGAAAGCGGTGCGGCTTGGCCGGAAGCGAGGTGGATTGAGAGGGGAGAGCCATACACAGACCTCGCTTTAAGGTGGAGGTAAATCGATTTAGATTGCTGAGGAGGGCGTCTAAGGGTCTAAGAGTCGAGGGTCTAAGGGCAAACGCGTAGGGGTAACTGTCCCCACCTCTCCTGCGGAGCTTTGCAAGTCTAAGGGGGCGGTGCGGCAGCGACGGGGGGGTGCACGCGACTTCAATTTCAACCGCCCCCAGCTGCCGCTCGTCCTAGTCCCTTAGACCCTCAGACCAGCGCCCTTACTTGAGGAGTGGCTCCAAGTCCCGCTGCATGTCGGCCAGCGCCACATCTACCGTCTTGCTTCCGGCCACCGCTGCCGACACGTTGTTGCGAATAATTTCGCTGACGCGGGGATAGTTGGCGGTAATCGGGCGGGGGCGGGCCTTGGTCACAATAGAGAACAGGCTCTTGAAGTGGGGATTGGCCGCCACGACTCCGGCATCGTTGTACAGGCTCTTGCGGATAGGCAGGTACGCGCCTTTAATCGCCATTTCCTTCTGAATGTCGCTGCTGGCCATGAATTGCAGCAGTTTGGCGCTGGCGGCCTTGTTGCGGCTGTACGCGCTCACGGCCCATTGCCAGCCGCCCGTGCAGGTGGCGGTGCTGTTTTTGCCGAAGGCAGGAATGGCCGTTACGCCCACATCGCCCTTGACTTTGGTGGGCTGGGGGCTGCTGCCCTGAAAATGCGCCCAAGCGTAGCTCCAGTTCATGCCGAACAAGACGTTTCCGGCCTGAAACTGCTGGCGGCTGTCGTCGGTTTTCATCTCGCTGGAAGCGGCGGGGGCCAGTTTGGTTTTCACGGCGTTCACCAAAAAGCCGAGGCCCTGCTTGGCGGCGGGGCTGGTCACGTCGTTCACGTTGCCGCCGCCCGTCCACGTCAGTTGCAAAAAGTTGCAGACCGTTCCTTCAATGGGCGCGCCCTGAAAGTTGAAGCCCTGCAAGTTGCCGCCCTCGGCCTTCTGAATGCGGGCGGCGGTGGCAGCCAGTTCGTCCCAGGTTTTGGGCACTTTGGCGTTGTGCTTGGCCAGCAGATCCTTGCGGTAATACAGGAACTGCGCGTCGGTGAAGGCGGGCATGGCGTACAACTTGCCGCCCACGCTGGCAGCGTTCACCGGGCCAGCAAGGAAGGCTTTCAGGTACACCTCTTTGTTGGGCACGTAGGCGTCCAGCGGTTCGGCCCACCCTGCGGCGGCAAACGTGGCCGTGCGAACCACATCGATCAAGAAAATATCCAGCGTGTTGTCTTTGGCCGCCAGCACAGTCGTGAGGTACTGGTTCTGCGCCTCACTCGTGGCCCCGCCCGTTTCGATCTTAATTTTAATGTTCGGATTCTGTTTCTGAAAGCGGTCAAACAGCGGTTGGAAGATTTCGGGGCGTTGCTGGCTGCCCATGAAGACATTCAGGGTGGTGGTGGCAGCGCTGGCGGCAGAGCTGAGGAGCAGGGCGGTGGTCAGAACAAGACGGGTTCGCAGAGTGGTTCGCATAGTCAAGCCTCCAAAACGGGTCAGGGTTGACCCCAGAACAGATGACCAATCCTATCAACAGTTCATAGGCTGGGTCAGATGATGCCGCCCACCCCACTGCCTTCTCCCTGCTCCGGCCAAAGTGATTGGCATAAAGACGCACTGGCACACGGCCAACGGTTCGGACGCCACTTCACGGGTCAGGCGGGATTGTGCAAGTCAGGTTAAGGAATCTATATCACACAACGCCCTGACCGCTCTTTTATGACTAGTATGTCATTTAAACTAGAGCTGCTGATCAGAGGTAAGCCAACGCCCAGTCTGCTTGCCCGTGCGCCAGTCCGGCCCGCAGCAGGGCTTCTCCACTCGGTGCGCCGTCATGGAAGTAAGGGAGGCCCGCTGCCCGAGTCTGGAAGTCTTCCATGCTCTGCTTTTCGGGCGCGTGAAGGACTTCGGCCACTATGCCCGCCTCTACCCGGTACACCGCGCCGTACACGTTGCCGCGCCGGGCATCCAGCGACACGGCCACCGATTCCGACAGTCGCACGCCGTCTGGCCCGCGCACCAGCCCCTCCAGCGTGGGCACGCCCACCACCTCCGCGCCCCACACCCGCGCCAGCCCCAGCGCGTAGCTTGCGCCCACCCGCACGCCCGTATAGGACCCCGGCCCCGTGCCAATGACAATTCGCTCTGCCCGCAGCGGCAAGCCCGCTTCTTCAAACAGCTCGGCCACTGCGCCCGCCACCCGCTCGGCATGGGCGCGGCCCACCTCGGCAGACCAGACCCGCATGCCACCCGGCCACGCCAGCGCCAAGGTCAGGAATGGAGTGGCAGTATCAAGGGCCAGCGTTACGGGGGCGGCGTCGATAGGAGCAGGGGAGAAGGTCACGGGAGAATTGTAGGGCGCTGGGAGAGAGAGTTCGGGATCGTGGGTCGATTGTCCAAGGGTCTAAAGGTCTAGGGTCTAAGGAAGGGCAATCGCTTTGCTCAGTTCCCCTTATGCGGCTGCGGTTGTTTGTGCTTTTCGCACTGACCACTCCCCGGCCCAGAGCGCTCCTATCCCTCCACCGCGTAAGGAAACAGCAGCGTCGCCAGAATCACCGTGCCCACATCGAACGCCGCCAAGAAGCCCACCCACGCCGTCACTTCCGGCGTCCAGCCCGTTTGCAGCAGCAGGGTGGTGGCCTTCACGCTAGAGATGACCACAGGCACCAAGATGGGAAAGGCCAGCGCAGGCAGTAGGGCCTCACGCGCCCGCAGGCTGACCGTGATGCTGCCGTAGAACGTGGTTCCGGCAGCAAAGCCCAGTACGCCCAGCACGGTCAGGAGCGCCAGCTCGGGCCAAGGCACAGCACGGCCCGCGCCCGCCGCGCCAAACAGGATCAGACCCATCGGAACGGCCAGCGCCGCCACCAGCAGAAGCGGCCCCAACACGCCCAGCAACTTGCCCAGATACAGCGCCCCGTGCGCCCCCGGGTAGAGGGTGAGTTGCTCCAGCGCCCCGGCCTCCTGCTCCTGTGCAAAGGCCCGCTGAGCGCCCACGGCGGCGGCCAAAGCGAGAGCCGTCCAGACCGCGCCCGACGCCAATTCCGCCGCCCCATCGTCGGAACGGGTCACGCCTCCGGTGAGGGCCAGCCCCAGCACCAGCAGCACCAGTCCGGCAAAAAACCCTGTCGCCAGCAGCGCGTCACGGGTACGGCCTGCCACGCGCAGGTCTTTGGCGGCCACCGTGAGTACTGTCTGGAAGGCGGAGCGTGGGGTCTGAATGGTGGTGGGTGCATCGTGGATCGTGGTGATGCCCTCGTGTTGCCGGTCTTGCGCCTTACTGCCCGCCATAGTCCACCTCGCTCAGCACGCCGGACGCCAGCCGCAGCGCACGCGGGGCCACCTGCCGCGCCAGTTGCGGTTCGTGGGCGGCGATCAGCAGGGTCACGCCGCGCCCGGACAACTCGCCCAACAGGTCTAAGGTCAGTTGACGTCCGGCGTCGTCCAAATTGGCAAAGGGTTCGTCTACCAACGTGATCGGGCGGGCCAGCAAGTGAGCGCGGGCCAGTGCCAGCCGCTTCCGCATGCCAGCCGACAGGAAGCGCACCCGCCGCGCTGCCGCCCGTTCCAGCCCCACTCGGCGCAGGGCTGAAGCCGCATCACCCTTCAAGCTGTGCATCTGGAGGGCAAAATTCAGGTTCTCTTCGCCCGTCAGGTCAGGGTACAGGCCCGCGTCTACGGGCATCAGGTGAACACAGTCGCGCACCGCCCGCCCATCACGCAGGTCGAAGCCCAGCACCCGCCCCTCCCCGCGCGTGGGTTTCAGACCCGAAGAAATCAGGCGCAGCAGCGTGGTTTTGCCCGCCCCGTTTTCGCCCAGCAGGGTCACGCCGCTTCCGGCGGGAATGTCCAAGTCCAGCCCCCGCAAGATCACTTCGCGGCCCAAACGGAGCCAGACACCGCGCAACTGGACGGCGTGGGGAAGGGCGGAACGTGGATCGTGGATCGTGGAGAGGGCGGGATTAGACATTCTGCATCCGGGTGTGGAGAGGCCAGAAAAACAACAGCCCCACTGTTTTTTCTACGATCCACGATCCGTCCACCACGATCCTTACATCCTCAGCCATTCCGGCGTCACTCCATAAAAAAATGCGGCCAGTCGCGTAAATTGCCCGGTGATCATCAGGAGGCCCACCGCCACCAGAATGCCGCCGCCCACGCGCTCGAAAGTGCCGGAATAGCGGTTCAGACGGCGCAAATTCAGGCGGTTCCAGAGCAGGGCGGCCAGCAGAAACGGCACGGCGAGGCCCAGCGTGTAGGCGGCCAGTAAGCCCACGCCTTGGCCGAGGCTGGCCGTGCTGGCCGCCAACCCCAAAATGCTGCCCAGCGCCGGGCCGAGGCACGGACTCCAGCCGAAGGCGAACGCCGCGCCGAGGGCGACGGGGCCGTAGCCGCCCGCATCGGCCAGCGCACGGGTATCGCGCATCAGGAAGGGCAGGCGCACGACGCCCAGCATCACCAGCCCAAAAAAGATGATCAGGACGGCTGCCACCTGCCCCAGCAAAAATTTGTGCGGGGCCAGCACCGCGCCGAGGCTGCTGGCTGTCGCTCCCAGCGCAATAAACACCAGCCCGAACCCCAGAATAAAACCCAGCGCCCGCAGCAGCGGAGAGCGTGCGCCGCCGATGACGCCCAAATAACTGGGCACCAGCGGCAGCACGCAGGGGCTAAGAAACGAGAATAGCCCGGCCAGAAACGCCACAGCGAACGTGGGGGCAGATAGGCCGGAAGTCAACATACGGGCAGTCTAGCGGGCGCGGGGTGGGCGGGGCGTCCCGGCTCGGTGTCTTGGGGTGGCGGTGGGGTAGGTCTAAGGGTCTAGGGTCTAAGGTGCTGGGGCGGTGAGGTTCCGGCTGGGAACAGCAGCTAATTAACTACGTCTAGGACAGCCCTCGACTTTCTTAGACCCTTGACCCTTAGACGCCTTTACGCGCCCCAAGCAATCGACAATCGCCCTACCACTCGCCCCGAAAAGTCCCTTCCCATGCGTTCAGCACGCGCCCGCCTTGCACCAACAACACCGTCGGGTAAGCTCCGACTTTTAGGTTGCGGGCAAAAGTGGTAGCCTCCGCGCCGCGCCAAGGGTTGATGCCTGCGGGGGCCGGGGCGGGGATGTCTTCGGCGTTCACGGCCCGTACAGGCAATCCGCTGTCCAGCACAGCCTGCCATAGCTCGCCCAGGTCGCCGCAGTCGTGCGAGTAGACCACCACCACTTCGCGGTCAGCGGCACTCGTCCACGGGTGGGGCGGCAAAGGTTCGCCCAAACGCACGCGGGCGTCGGCTTGGCCTGCCCCCAAAGTCAGCAACAAAGTCAGAAGCGGGGCGTGACGCATGCGGGTCATGATGCGCCGCCCGCGTCAGGAATGCGTGACTGATCGATGAGAGCGGCGAGCAAGAGAAGCGGCCCACCGAAACGCTAGGGGCCGCCAAACAGGGGAGAAGGTAGACAGGGGAAGAACTAGGGTGTAGTGGGGGCCAGCGTGCTGGACTGAGCCTTCACCGCTTTCAGGGCCGCCGGGTCGGGCTTTTCGTCGCGCAGGGGAGCCGGATTCGGGTCGGGCGCATAACCGGGCAATTCCTCTATGTACACGCGCCGCTGCACGATGTTGCTGGGGGGCGTGAATTCGGTGGCCAGCCTGCCCGTCGTGCGGTCTATGTCGATCATGACCGTGCGGGGGTCTTCTCCGCCCGGTGCAAAGGTGGTTTCGCGGTACACGGTGGGGAGGGGCGCGTCGGGCTGAATCTGGGTGTTGGCGGCGTCGCGGTAGTTGGGGTCGAGCAGCGCGATCTTGACGCCGGGCAAGTAGCCGGGGTCGGGCGCGTCCGCCGTCAGAATGCCGGGAGGCTCCACGTACTGCGTCACCGTCTTGCCCGCGTGCGCCACTTCCATCATCCGCCGCCAGATCGGGGCGTTCACGTAACCGGAAAAGAAGTTGACCGGCATTTCGCCGCCCTGCTGCTTGCCCACCCAGACGGCTCCGGTGTAGAGGGGGGTGGTGCCCACGAACCAGAAATCCTTGGGGCCGTTACTCGTTCCCGTTTTGCCTGCCACCGGCCACTCTCCGAACTTGGCCTTGGTCGCCAGCCCGCCTAGTCGCTCGGTCAGGTCGTTTACCACGCCGTTGATCATGTCTAGGCCCAGATACGCCACCTGCGGAGTCCAGACGCGCTTGGGCTTGATGGGAGTGGTTCCGGCGTCGTACAGGACTTCGCCGCGTGCAGTGGTCACGCGCGTCAGGTAGCGTGGCGCACGGTACAGGCCGCCGTTGACGAAGGGAGCGTAGGCCGCTGCCATCTTCACCGGAGTGGTTTCCACTGCGCCCAGCGCGGCAGCCAGCCCGGTTCCGTCGTTGGGCGGCACTCCCAATTCGCGCAGCTTGCCGAAAAAGGTCTGAAGGCCGATCCGGTCTGCGAGGCGCACCGTGACCAAGTTCAGCGAGCGGTCAAGGGCTTCCCGAATGGTCATGGAGCGGTAAGTGGTCGCGCCCTCGAAGTTTTCCGGTTCGTACACGCCGTCTTTACAGCCGATGCACGGGTAGGACACCGGTTTGTCGTCTTCGCGGTGATCCTGGGTCAGTCCGGTACTGAGGGCGGTGGTATACAGCAGCGGCTTGATGGTGGAACCGATCTGGCGCTGGCCCTGCGCGGCGTTGTTCCAGTCGTCGGGCGGCGCGTTGCCGACAAGCTTTTGCCCGATCATGCCCAGCACTTCCCCGCTATAGGGGTCAAGGATGGTCGCGCCCAACGTCGCGCCGGGGGGCAAGCCGGTGGCTTCCCGGCTGGCCGTTTCCACCGCATTCTGAACTTTGGGATCGAGCGTGGTATACACGCGCAGGCCGCCGCTGCCGTACACCTTCTCGCGTCCGAAGCGGCGCACGAGTTCGCCCTCCACCTGTCCCATAAAATGCGGTGCGCGGGTGGTGGTCACGGCTTTCAGTTCCTTGGCGGTGCGGTCTACCAGTTTGGCCGTCTTCACGTCGCCGGACGCGGCATACACCACTTGCCAGCCACGCGGCTGTAGTTTTTCCTGCCACGCGGCGTCGGCCTGCGCCTGAGTGACCCACTGGTCTTCCACCATGCGGGCCAGCACCACTTTCATCAGCGGGCGGACTTGTTCATAATTGAAGTATCGGCCTGCGCTGGGCACCAAAACCGTCAGGTACACACTCTGGGCCAGCGACAGGCGCTTGGGCGTGGTGCGGAAATACGCCTGAGACGCCGCGTAGATGCCGTACAACTCCACCGGGCCGCCGTCGCCCCAATAAATGGTGTTCAGGTAGTTTTGAAGAATCTCTTCTTTGGTAAAGCTGCGCTCCACCTGCACGCTCAGCATCCATTCTTTCAGCTTGCGGTCAGGCGTGCGGGCCTGATTGTATTCCTCCAGCAACAGCGTGTTCTTCACGAGTTGGTTGGTCAGCGTGCTGCCGCCCTGAACCTCGTCACCGCGTGCCAGTCGCTGAAATTGCCGTGCCAGCCCGTAGGGGTCAAGGCCGTAATGCTCGAAGAACCGCCGATCTTCGTTAGAGATCAGGGCCGCCACCATAAACGGGCTGATTTCATCGAGCGTCACTAGGGTTCGGCTGATGGCCTGCTCCCCGATTTTGGGAATCAGGCTGCCCAGAGAGGTGTTGTCGCGGGCAAAGACCCGCGTTTCTGCCCCCAGAGAACGGGTCAGGGAATCGAGTTCGCGGTAGTCGGGCAGTTCGCGTGCCCACTTGCTGGCATAGGTCGCGG includes the following:
- a CDS encoding ABC transporter ATP-binding protein — its product is MTQPQQANSVPPALRLRGITKRFPGVVANDSVDLTVDAGEVLALLGENGAGKSTLISILYGLYQPDEGTVELRGQPVRVTSPAQALKLGIGLVPQHPLLVARHTVAENLALGGGSGLFPARGVAGRVRELSSKYGLEVNPQARVSDLSPGEKQRVEIVRALMRGAQVLILDEPTSVLTPQEADALFRVMRELKADGRSLIFISHKLDEVLAVADRVTVLRRGKVVGGRDTAGATREDLAEMMVGRSVDFTRKRTLRLDTGAARPETPLLTVRNLTALGARGLPALRGLTFDLRQGEVLGVAGIAGNGQSELVEVLAGLHASAGEVTLAGQPLTGNADERFRGGVAHIPEDRIHSGTVPTMTVAENLALRDYARAPLARGLARDLAATDARARQDVEAYSVATPGIHTPSRLLSGGNIQKLILARELNGSPKLILAVHPTYGLDIGATDQVHRVLLERTEGGAGVLLVSEDLDELLSLSDRIGVMVGGELRGPFPVAEVTRESLGMMMGGAHPTVIPGADQGVIA
- a CDS encoding ABC transporter permease, with the protein product MRFTALSAPSAARAAWVTLAAVVVALLLCALIFVFYGVSPGTVYGTMLRGTLGDSTGLAEVARRTIPLLLIGSGLALAFRAQFFNIGAEGQVLLGAVFAAGTALFLPLPGVLLLPAMFIMGAVGGGLWAGIAAWLRRLNVNEILSTLMLNYIAVAVVTYLIAGPWKGKEVRGYIYTDLFPENGFLDVIPGTQVHWPTLVLGVAGALTLQWVLSRSTFGYALRVVGENPGAARYAGLSAGRVATTVALITGGMAGLAGAGEVAGIHHRLLEAGQISLGYGFTAVIVAWLARGNPALCLITAPVMAIILAGGDLLKIDLNMPFRVVDVFSGVILLCLISSEVFIRNRVTWGTARPAGSKANG
- a CDS encoding carbohydrate ABC transporter permease — its product is MALPSQSTSLPAKPHRFRREPSEGWLAVMLLAPAALLLCGILLFPMITTLRDSLFVNKLTEPGLGTPFVGFQQYVQMFGDPRFGQALRNTLFFGVLTVVGSFLVGIPMALAAHTPSRLRGLARVALLLPWAMPPVITGLIFAWLFNGQYGVFNDLLVRTGIIQEPLRWLSTPGLAVAAMVVTIVWKTSSFVALIVLGGLQGIPRELTEAADVDGATRVQSFFRIILPMLAPSLAVAFIFRSISAVQVFDIPYTFIQQAPAQGLLETLGVYIYRTSIEFLDFGYAATLSVALFAVSLAVTAVYVRFVRGGD
- a CDS encoding carbohydrate ABC transporter permease; translated protein: MEDAPPRLSPLERAGRWLGLAALIVGGFFPFIWMVLTSIKTEGELQKFPVQYLPSALNFANYAQVFTEQPFARFFFNSLTVSLLSTVLAIVVAAPAAYALSRLNIRGRGVLLTVVVAFSMFPVVSLLVPLFRLMRGASLLNSYPALILPYAALSLPVAILTLVAFFSSIPRDLESAAMVDGSTRFGALTRVVLPLSAPGVVTAALLVFVNSWNEFLLALSFNTRLSMRTVSVGVTLYQGEFAFPWPLIAAAVVIATVPIVVLIAVFQKRFVAGLTAGGVKA
- a CDS encoding LLM class flavin-dependent oxidoreductase yields the protein MTQPSQSEFLWFLQLSRDGEYIGTRERPPRKPTLPYISSLIETAGEAGFDALLTATNYHSEHENYTAAVAALARTAATDPALLIAVRPGMFHPAMYAKMLATLQNLFPGRVRLNIVTGSSPAENAMYGDNEDHSRRYERTREFMTILRQLWTQPPPQSFKSDLYSFEKAVLDPAPVQPIPLYFGGASPVAQQIAADLADVYLMWGEREDMLAERMAQMRALEAQTGRKLRYGLRTHVIVRETEAKARAAAERLISRVDPAVRAAFVASYAHVDGVGQQRQIEMLSGVGEDLMVEPGLWAGVGMARSGVGVALIGSPEQVAAKIRRYEEMGFSSFIFSGYPHLEESRRFGELVMPLLKGKAEELRVIHSDEVAPVA